The proteins below come from a single Pirellulales bacterium genomic window:
- a CDS encoding HDOD domain-containing protein produces MILNESNSVLDRFVDKAGKLYTLPAVAVEVLQLTNHPKVDVQLLRHCIENDPALTTRVLRVVNSSLFGLSHEVSDLSQALALLGTKPLKLLVLGFSLPGNLFVGMAGDILRRYWRRTLTKAVAAREISETLWKLPGDDAFIAGLLQDVGMLVLVQDFGEPYVRFLDLAFSKAADVGTLAAKSIGFDHARLSARLLECWGLPRNLVEAIGSGRPPATIADLSPTARCLPQILHLAELLAGLLTENRTDLLADLLDAAERYHALRQSQLSPLVNTLQEKVEQLADVLNLELPAGKDYTAVLLEAHERLSEVAADVAADLIVSKKHADETGETESLLAEVQSLGISAQQAARSATSLAAAAPPKELRKEIWADSHAAHAPASAHLPPGSIAEDSAQRSAAVSPAGEVDPAFLGELGTVAASCRQARCALSLLLVGVDRFEELALARGVSGAERVVSFLEASCRATGASSAVCRRVRDDQFALVLPACDRQAAVAIGNQLLAAMRRFGAPLPGQMRPSVTVSIGIAAVTAPPKNFLPADLIESAERCLHASRHSGGNALKSIEIY; encoded by the coding sequence ATGATTCTGAACGAAAGCAACTCGGTCTTGGATCGGTTTGTCGATAAAGCCGGCAAACTCTACACCCTCCCGGCGGTGGCCGTTGAGGTTTTGCAGCTTACGAACCATCCCAAAGTCGACGTCCAGCTTCTCCGGCATTGCATCGAGAACGATCCGGCCCTGACCACCCGCGTGTTGCGCGTGGTGAATAGTTCGCTGTTCGGGCTGAGCCACGAGGTTTCGGACTTGAGCCAGGCCCTGGCACTGCTTGGCACCAAGCCGCTCAAGCTGTTGGTGCTCGGCTTCAGCCTGCCGGGCAATCTGTTTGTCGGGATGGCGGGCGACATCCTCCGCCGGTATTGGCGGCGGACACTCACCAAAGCGGTCGCGGCCCGCGAGATAAGCGAGACGCTGTGGAAACTGCCGGGGGACGATGCCTTCATCGCCGGGCTATTGCAAGACGTCGGCATGCTCGTGCTCGTGCAGGACTTCGGCGAGCCGTATGTGCGATTTCTCGACTTGGCGTTTTCCAAGGCGGCCGACGTAGGAACGCTGGCCGCGAAATCGATTGGCTTCGATCATGCCCGGTTGAGTGCGCGGTTGCTCGAGTGCTGGGGATTGCCGCGAAATCTGGTCGAGGCGATCGGCTCGGGGCGCCCGCCGGCGACCATCGCCGATTTGTCGCCGACCGCGCGATGCTTGCCGCAAATCCTGCATCTCGCGGAATTGCTCGCGGGCCTGTTGACTGAGAACCGAACCGATCTGCTGGCCGATCTGCTCGATGCGGCCGAGCGCTACCACGCCTTGCGGCAAAGTCAACTTTCGCCACTGGTGAATACGCTGCAAGAAAAAGTCGAGCAACTCGCCGACGTGCTGAATCTCGAATTGCCGGCCGGCAAGGACTACACGGCGGTGCTGCTCGAAGCGCACGAGCGACTATCCGAAGTGGCCGCCGACGTGGCGGCGGATTTGATCGTGAGCAAAAAGCACGCCGACGAAACTGGCGAGACCGAATCGCTGCTGGCAGAAGTGCAATCGCTCGGCATCTCCGCACAGCAGGCGGCGCGCTCCGCAACCAGTCTCGCGGCCGCCGCTCCACCGAAAGAGTTGCGGAAGGAGATTTGGGCCGATAGCCACGCGGCCCATGCACCGGCCTCCGCTCATCTTCCGCCGGGTTCGATCGCTGAGGATTCGGCTCAACGAAGCGCCGCGGTTTCACCGGCCGGAGAAGTCGATCCGGCGTTTCTCGGCGAATTGGGCACAGTCGCCGCCTCGTGCCGTCAAGCGCGCTGCGCCTTGAGCCTGTTGTTGGTCGGAGTCGATCGATTCGAAGAGTTGGCGTTGGCACGCGGCGTGTCCGGCGCGGAACGGGTGGTCAGCTTTCTCGAGGCGAGCTGCCGAGCCACCGGCGCTTCCAGCGCGGTCTGCCGACGGGTTCGCGACGATCAATTCGCCTTGGTGCTGCCCGCCTGCGATCGGCAAGCCGCCGTCGCGATTGGGAACCAACTGCTCGCAGCCATGCGGCGGTTCGGTGCGCCCTTGCCGGGCCAAATGCGGCCGTCGGTCACGGTGAGCATCGGGATTGCCGCGGTGACCGCGCCACCGAAGAATTTCCTGCCGGCCGATTTGATCGAAAGCGCCGAGCGATGCTTGCATGCCTCGAGGCATTCCGGCGGCAACGCGCTGAAGAGCATCGAGATCTATTGA
- a CDS encoding site-2 protease family protein codes for MSETANAPDGPIAEAALAAAQEATPHAESASDPGPHVPANMPDEFSEGPPPYRRRVILPLALFLAACATTFAAGVYGWEPMYPDETLLDKIHHFWPRGLEYMTAVIAVLFAHEMGHFLMTVRYRIPASYPIFIPMPIMMMTGTMGAVISMDGLRADRRQLFDIGIAGPLAGLVLTIPFVFIGLKTAESVKGPAPPGSAVLADDGSQATGIHYGEPLLIKLLLPYLRPDLPENAEIRLNPLLMAGWVGLLITGLNMMPVSQLDGGHIIYGLLGRRGRWVARAFLFAAIAFVVIGEHYSWLVMIVLVIFLGADHPPTSNDRARIGPLRWLIGIASLAIPILCFTPSPFSPD; via the coding sequence ATGAGCGAGACCGCCAATGCGCCGGACGGACCGATCGCTGAGGCTGCGCTGGCGGCCGCGCAGGAAGCGACGCCACACGCGGAATCGGCGTCCGATCCCGGGCCGCACGTTCCGGCGAATATGCCGGATGAATTCAGCGAGGGGCCGCCTCCATATCGGCGACGAGTGATATTGCCGCTCGCCCTGTTCCTGGCCGCTTGTGCGACGACCTTCGCGGCGGGGGTCTACGGCTGGGAGCCGATGTACCCCGATGAGACGCTGCTCGACAAGATTCATCATTTTTGGCCGCGGGGTTTGGAATACATGACCGCGGTGATCGCGGTACTGTTCGCGCACGAGATGGGGCATTTCCTGATGACGGTCCGCTACCGGATCCCCGCGAGTTATCCGATCTTCATCCCGATGCCGATCATGATGATGACCGGCACGATGGGGGCAGTGATCAGCATGGACGGCCTGCGCGCCGACCGGCGACAGCTTTTCGACATCGGCATCGCCGGGCCGCTGGCCGGATTGGTGCTCACGATCCCGTTTGTTTTCATCGGGCTGAAGACCGCGGAGTCAGTGAAGGGCCCCGCCCCGCCGGGCTCGGCCGTCTTGGCCGATGACGGGAGCCAAGCGACCGGCATTCATTATGGCGAGCCGCTGCTGATCAAGCTGCTCCTACCCTACCTCCGTCCCGACCTGCCGGAGAATGCCGAGATTCGGCTCAACCCGCTGTTGATGGCGGGATGGGTCGGGCTGCTCATCACTGGGCTGAACATGATGCCCGTCAGCCAACTCGACGGCGGCCACATTATTTACGGCCTGCTCGGCCGCCGCGGCCGCTGGGTTGCGCGTGCTTTTCTGTTTGCGGCGATCGCGTTCGTGGTGATCGGCGAGCACTATAGCTGGCTCGTGATGATCGTGCTGGTGATTTTTCTGGGCGCCGACCATCCACCAACCTCGAACGATCGGGCGCGGATCGGCCCGTTGCGCTGGCTCATCGGCATCGCATCGCTGGCAATCCCCATCTTGTGCTTCACGCCGTCGCCGTTCTCACCCGACTGA